The following proteins come from a genomic window of Polaribacter dokdonensis:
- the hutG gene encoding formimidoylglutamase, whose product MDFFKDLNIKYQSTNKRLYSGRESENTNQYWHEKITFSDITAIENSTKKQFGILGYACDEGVKRNQGRVGAKKGPEFIRQKLGKLPIHFTHKKVTDFGDITCIDENLEDCQAAFSKSISHLITHNIFPIGIGGGHDIAYATFNGIKGALTNDQKNKIGIINFDAHFDLRVIDRQPNSGTPFNQILSENDNVVYFPVGIQQQSNTKELFEIAKQKNISFLTNFDCETFSDNVKCNLNSVLEKVNHLYITIDLDGFSSAFAPGVSAASPLGLSPNFIYQALTFLLKSNKVIACDITELNPKYDKDNITAQLAAKLVDYIVLQA is encoded by the coding sequence ATGGATTTTTTCAAAGATTTAAACATCAAATATCAATCAACAAATAAAAGATTATATTCAGGAAGAGAATCTGAAAATACTAATCAGTATTGGCATGAAAAAATTACTTTTTCGGATATTACAGCCATAGAAAATAGCACAAAAAAACAATTTGGAATCTTAGGTTATGCCTGTGATGAAGGTGTAAAAAGAAACCAAGGGAGAGTTGGCGCTAAAAAAGGGCCTGAATTTATAAGACAAAAATTAGGGAAATTACCTATACATTTTACACATAAAAAAGTAACAGATTTTGGCGATATTACTTGTATTGATGAAAACTTAGAGGATTGTCAAGCAGCATTTTCAAAATCAATATCTCACTTAATTACCCATAACATTTTCCCAATAGGAATTGGTGGAGGACATGATATTGCTTACGCTACATTTAACGGAATTAAAGGAGCTCTTACAAATGATCAAAAAAACAAAATCGGAATTATAAATTTTGATGCTCATTTTGATTTGAGAGTTATAGATAGACAACCAAATTCAGGAACCCCTTTTAATCAAATATTATCAGAAAATGATAATGTTGTTTACTTTCCAGTTGGAATACAACAACAGTCTAATACCAAAGAATTGTTTGAAATTGCGAAACAAAAAAATATTTCTTTCCTCACAAATTTTGATTGTGAAACCTTTTCAGATAATGTAAAATGCAATTTAAATTCAGTTCTAGAAAAGGTAAACCACTTATACATCACCATTGATTTAGATGGTTTTTCATCTGCATTTGCTCCTGGCGTAAGTGCTGCATCACCATTAGGATTGTCCCCCAACTTTATCTATCAAGCTTTAACCTTTTTATTAAAAAGTAATAAGGTTATTGCTTGTGATATTACAGAATTAAATCCAAAATATGATAAGGATAATATTACTGCTCAACTCGCAGCAAAACTTGTAGATTACATAGTATTACAGGCATAA
- the hutI gene encoding imidazolonepropionase: MQILFKNIKELLQVREDKIDFISGKEMCVLPTLKNAFLLVKNGIIKDFGTMEDCPNIDAEIVDATGRMILPSWCDSHTHLVYAGNREGEFVDRIKGLTYNEIAENGGGILNSAKKLQATSEDELYKQSKKRLEEIILLGTGAVEIKSGYGLTKESELKMLRVIQHLKENYPIEIKATFLGAHALPKEFENSKPEYLELLINEVLPIIEKENLTDFIDVFCEKGYFSVNDTKLILEAGKKYGLQGKIHVNQFNAIGGIQEGIKHNVLSVDHLEEIRDIDIEALKNTQTMPVALPSCSYFLGIPYTPARKMIDHGLPLALATDYNPGSTPSGNMNFVVATACIKMKMTPEEAINAATINGAYAMNLQDKVGSITRGKLANLILTKEINSYNYIPYSFGNHSVDKVYLKGKEAKN; this comes from the coding sequence ATGCAAATACTTTTTAAAAACATCAAAGAATTACTTCAGGTTAGAGAAGATAAAATCGACTTTATTTCTGGTAAAGAAATGTGTGTTTTACCAACCTTGAAAAATGCTTTTTTACTAGTTAAAAATGGCATTATAAAAGATTTTGGAACAATGGAAGATTGTCCAAATATCGATGCTGAAATTGTAGATGCAACAGGTAGAATGATTTTACCTTCTTGGTGCGATTCACACACACATCTTGTTTATGCTGGAAATAGAGAAGGTGAATTTGTAGATAGAATTAAAGGACTTACCTACAACGAAATTGCAGAAAATGGAGGTGGTATTTTAAATTCGGCAAAGAAATTACAAGCAACTTCAGAAGATGAACTTTATAAGCAAAGTAAAAAACGTTTAGAAGAAATAATTCTGTTAGGAACAGGTGCTGTTGAAATTAAATCGGGTTATGGTTTAACAAAAGAGTCCGAGCTTAAAATGTTACGTGTTATACAACACTTAAAGGAGAATTATCCTATAGAAATTAAGGCAACATTTTTAGGAGCTCATGCATTACCAAAAGAGTTTGAAAATAGTAAACCTGAATATTTAGAACTATTAATTAACGAAGTTTTACCTATTATTGAAAAAGAAAATTTAACCGATTTTATAGACGTTTTTTGTGAAAAAGGTTATTTCTCTGTAAATGATACAAAACTGATTTTAGAAGCTGGTAAAAAATATGGTTTACAAGGTAAAATTCATGTTAATCAGTTTAATGCAATTGGAGGCATACAAGAAGGAATTAAACATAATGTTCTATCTGTAGATCATTTAGAAGAAATAAGAGATATAGATATTGAAGCTCTAAAGAATACCCAAACAATGCCAGTTGCATTACCAAGTTGCTCTTATTTTTTAGGAATACCATATACACCAGCCAGAAAAATGATTGATCATGGTTTACCATTGGCTTTGGCTACAGATTACAATCCTGGCTCTACACCTTCTGGAAACATGAATTTTGTAGTTGCTACTGCTTGTATAAAAATGAAAATGACACCAGAAGAAGCTATAAATGCAGCAACCATAAATGGTGCTTATGCCATGAATCTTCAAGATAAAGTAGGTTCAATTACCAGAGGAAAATTGGCAAATTTAATTCTTACTAAAGAAATTAACTCTTACAACTACATTCCTTATTCTTTTGGAAATCATAGTGTAGATAAAGTATATTTAAAAGGGAAAGAAGCTAAAAATTAA